From Butyricimonas paravirosa, one genomic window encodes:
- a CDS encoding cytochrome ubiquinol oxidase subunit I, which produces MLLDLTTTTLVEWSRWQFAMTAIYHYMFVPLTLGLALMLAIMETMWVKTGDQSWLNATKFWMKLFGINFAIGVATGLILEFQFGTNWSNYSWFVGDIFGAPLAIEGIIAFFLESTFVAVMFFGWNKVSKRFHLVSTWMVFVGANISALWILVANAWMQNPVGMEFNPLTARNEMDDFWAILFSPTAISKFTHTVTSAYTLSACFVVGVSSWFILKKRNLEFARKSIMLASVFGLISILLTMYTGDSSAQDVTKTQPMKFAAMEGLNEGGNGVEFTVIGIPTNDPSLPTPKMKKMEYAIHVPKMLSFLGYHDFNAYIPGIQNILDGYTSQEGITYPSLEQRMANGRTAIDALKTYKQAVKDENHPLADSTLQVFKANYSDFGYGYLSSPYDAIPHVPLVFFSFRIMVGLGMLFTLLFILSLWYAKKRKFEKFKLIPYLALVCVPLAYIASQCGWIVAEVGRQPWVVQDLMPTNVAVTKIASDWVMTTFWMFAILFTVLLIAELKIMFHQIKKGPENH; this is translated from the coding sequence ATGCTTCTTGATCTGACAACAACCACTCTGGTGGAGTGGTCACGATGGCAATTTGCCATGACAGCAATCTACCATTACATGTTTGTACCCCTGACCTTGGGATTGGCCCTGATGCTCGCCATCATGGAAACTATGTGGGTAAAAACGGGTGATCAAAGTTGGCTGAATGCCACTAAATTCTGGATGAAACTGTTCGGTATTAACTTTGCCATCGGCGTGGCTACCGGGTTAATTCTGGAATTCCAGTTCGGAACAAACTGGTCAAACTACTCTTGGTTCGTGGGAGATATTTTCGGCGCCCCGCTGGCCATTGAAGGAATTATAGCATTCTTCTTAGAATCCACCTTCGTGGCTGTCATGTTTTTTGGCTGGAATAAAGTAAGCAAACGCTTCCATCTGGTTTCAACCTGGATGGTATTTGTCGGGGCAAACATTTCTGCACTATGGATTCTGGTTGCCAATGCTTGGATGCAGAATCCCGTCGGTATGGAATTCAACCCGCTGACGGCCAGAAATGAAATGGATGATTTTTGGGCAATTCTCTTCTCTCCCACCGCAATCAGTAAATTTACCCACACGGTAACTTCGGCCTACACGCTCTCGGCCTGTTTCGTGGTAGGAGTGAGTTCATGGTTTATCCTGAAGAAAAGGAATCTTGAATTCGCTCGTAAGAGTATCATGCTTGCCTCCGTGTTCGGGTTAATCAGTATTCTGCTCACCATGTACACGGGAGACTCCAGCGCGCAGGATGTAACCAAGACACAACCCATGAAATTCGCCGCCATGGAGGGCCTGAACGAGGGTGGTAATGGGGTAGAATTCACCGTAATCGGTATTCCGACAAACGATCCGTCATTACCGACTCCCAAGATGAAAAAAATGGAATACGCGATCCATGTTCCTAAAATGCTTTCCTTCTTGGGGTATCATGATTTCAACGCCTATATTCCCGGTATTCAAAATATTTTAGATGGTTACACCTCACAAGAAGGTATCACCTATCCCTCTTTGGAACAACGTATGGCTAACGGCCGCACCGCCATCGATGCCTTGAAAACATATAAGCAAGCCGTCAAGGACGAAAACCATCCCCTTGCCGACAGCACGTTGCAAGTCTTTAAAGCCAACTATTCCGACTTCGGGTACGGCTACTTGTCATCCCCGTATGACGCCATACCTCACGTGCCGCTCGTATTCTTCAGTTTCCGAATCATGGTCGGTCTGGGTATGTTATTCACACTTCTATTCATTCTTTCCCTGTGGTATGCAAAGAAGAGAAAATTCGAGAAATTCAAACTCATTCCTTACTTGGCTCTTGTCTGCGTTCCCTTGGCTTACATCGCCTCCCAATGCGGTTGGATCGTGGCTGAAGTTGGTCGCCAACCTTGGGTCGTACAGGATCTGATGCCCACGAATGTCGCCGTTACCAAAATAGCGTCCGACTGGGTAATGACCACATTCTGGATGTTTGCCATACTTTTCACCGTCCTGCTAATTGCAGAACTGAAAATTATGTTCCACCAGATAAAAAAAGGACCGGAAAATCATTAA
- a CDS encoding AI-2E family transporter, with translation MNNIGKYCLGGFALAVVGFLCWYFSSIIAYILIAVIISFLGRPVMNCLERLEIKGYHIPGGLRAAIALICIWVVFILFFYTVIPLVSQEFQSLSDISITNIVNKLEDPLADLEQGLKRFGILESDQDVKEYIVTNLKSVVDVTQIQNIFGSLAGTISSIFIALFSVTFMAFFFLKDSKLFYRMLLTIVPTRYGEGVGNALDSIQKLLMRYFIGITFEVLIVMGLNILGLTIVGLPFNNAVLIGLITGITNVIPYIGPLIGAAFGLSVGIATNVDVDFYTVVFPLLIYMSIVFIITQLIDNVVLQPLIYGNSVHAHPMEIFLVILIAGNLAGIPGMILAIPGYTVLRVILREFFNKYKLVKSLTKGLEDENKKN, from the coding sequence ATGAATAATATAGGAAAATATTGTCTGGGAGGGTTCGCTTTGGCGGTTGTGGGATTTTTGTGTTGGTATTTTTCTTCCATAATAGCTTATATCTTGATTGCCGTGATCATCTCTTTTTTGGGACGACCGGTGATGAATTGTTTGGAGCGCTTGGAAATTAAGGGGTATCATATACCGGGAGGTTTGCGAGCCGCGATAGCTTTGATTTGTATTTGGGTTGTATTTATCCTTTTCTTTTACACGGTGATCCCGTTAGTGAGCCAAGAATTTCAGTCGTTGAGTGATATTAGTATCACGAATATCGTGAACAAGCTGGAAGATCCTTTGGCTGATTTGGAGCAGGGATTGAAACGGTTTGGAATTCTTGAATCGGATCAGGACGTGAAGGAATATATCGTGACGAACTTGAAGTCGGTGGTGGATGTCACGCAGATTCAAAATATATTCGGTTCTTTGGCGGGTACGATCAGTAGTATTTTTATAGCCTTGTTTTCCGTGACGTTTATGGCATTCTTTTTCTTGAAGGATAGCAAGTTATTTTACCGGATGTTGTTGACCATCGTGCCGACACGTTACGGGGAAGGCGTGGGGAATGCGCTGGATTCGATTCAAAAATTACTGATGCGTTATTTTATCGGGATTACCTTCGAGGTGCTGATCGTGATGGGTTTGAATATACTGGGATTGACGATCGTGGGTCTACCGTTTAATAATGCGGTGTTGATTGGTTTGATCACGGGGATTACGAATGTAATTCCTTACATCGGGCCTCTGATCGGGGCGGCTTTCGGATTGTCTGTCGGGATCGCGACGAATGTGGATGTCGATTTCTACACGGTGGTATTTCCCTTGTTGATATACATGAGTATCGTTTTCATTATTACCCAGTTGATTGATAACGTGGTGTTACAGCCTCTGATTTACGGGAATAGTGTTCACGCTCACCCGATGGAGATCTTTTTGGTGATACTGATTGCGGGAAATCTGGCGGGTATACCGGGAATGATCTTGGCGATACCGGGGTATACGGTTTTGCGGGTAATATTGAGAGAATTCTTTAATAAGTATAAACTGGTAAAGTCATTGACCAAAGGCCTGGAAGATGAAAATAAAAAAAACTAG
- a CDS encoding TlpA family protein disulfide reductase, producing MRLKHYLSCMLILLSFVTVNAQEKKELKEGDQAPTFKYLDINGKEVSLSDLKGKYVYIDIWATWCGPCTGELPHLKELEKKMHGKKIVFVSISCDKDKAAWEKMVKEKGLEGVQLHNGGDRAFMDAFGVKYIPRFILLDKEGKVVNANMTRPSNAETEKTLKALKGI from the coding sequence ATGAGATTAAAGCATTATTTATCCTGTATGTTGATCTTGTTGTCATTTGTTACGGTGAATGCACAAGAGAAAAAAGAGTTAAAAGAAGGAGATCAAGCTCCTACGTTTAAGTATTTGGATATTAACGGTAAGGAAGTTTCCTTGAGTGATTTGAAGGGTAAGTATGTTTACATTGATATATGGGCTACGTGGTGCGGACCTTGCACGGGAGAACTTCCTCATTTGAAGGAGTTGGAGAAGAAAATGCACGGTAAGAAGATCGTGTTCGTGAGTATCTCTTGCGACAAGGATAAAGCTGCATGGGAGAAAATGGTGAAAGAGAAAGGATTAGAAGGAGTTCAGTTGCATAATGGCGGAGACCGGGCATTCATGGACGCTTTCGGGGTGAAGTATATTCCTCGTTTTATTCTTTTGGACAAAGAGGGTAAGGTGGTGAATGCGAACATGACTCGTCCTTCAAATGCAGAAACCGAGAAAACGCTGAAGGCGTTGAAGGGAATTTAG
- a CDS encoding SulP family inorganic anion transporter yields the protein MEKVFSPKLFGLIKDGSVKKNLSKDILAGIVVGIVALPLAIAFAVASGVSPEKGIITAIVAGFLISFFGGSRVQIGGPTGAFIVIVYGIVNDYGLDGMIISTIFAGVIMIGFGMLRLGTLLKFIPHPLIVGFTSGIALTIFSTQISNALGLTLTDVPGSFIGKWGAYFGGIDTVNWYAVGITIVTVLIAVYMPKITSKVPGSFVAILVVTPIVVFLLPEGAVTTIGSEFGEIKCNLTPVFPSIEWGQLSHYLQPAMTIAILGAIESLLSAVVADGMISGHHRSNTELIAQGIANIASPLFGGIPATGAIARTATNVKNGGRTPIAGITHAVVLLLIMLFFGKWASLIPMSCLAGILIVVSYNMSEWRSFRSILRASMSDVVILLVTFFLTVLVDLTVAIEIGVVLAALLFMKRMADNAPKEIIGATNMDSDVLENYKDLPKGLGIYEISGPFFFGSAKTYCETIRNLGVNYEVLIIRMRHVPFVDSTGLKNLRETILQLKNEGTYIVLSGVSEPVKKDLLKGGIGELVGVENIYPKFDLALQAAKEKIEEK from the coding sequence ATGGAAAAGGTGTTTAGTCCGAAATTATTCGGATTAATTAAAGACGGTTCGGTAAAGAAGAATTTATCGAAAGATATTCTTGCCGGAATCGTGGTAGGTATCGTGGCCTTACCGTTGGCAATCGCTTTTGCCGTGGCCTCGGGTGTTTCTCCTGAAAAGGGAATTATAACGGCTATCGTGGCCGGATTTCTCATTTCATTCTTTGGTGGTAGCCGGGTACAGATCGGTGGCCCCACGGGAGCTTTTATCGTTATTGTCTACGGGATTGTAAATGATTATGGTCTGGACGGGATGATTATTTCAACGATATTTGCCGGGGTGATCATGATCGGGTTCGGTATGCTGCGGTTGGGGACGTTACTGAAGTTTATTCCTCACCCGTTGATTGTCGGTTTTACTTCCGGTATCGCCTTGACGATTTTCTCCACGCAAATATCGAATGCACTGGGACTGACACTGACGGACGTGCCGGGGAGTTTTATCGGTAAATGGGGTGCTTATTTTGGGGGAATAGATACCGTGAACTGGTATGCCGTGGGAATCACGATCGTGACCGTGTTGATTGCGGTGTATATGCCGAAGATTACAAGTAAGGTGCCGGGTTCGTTCGTGGCAATATTGGTGGTGACGCCTATCGTGGTATTCCTTTTGCCGGAAGGTGCGGTGACGACGATCGGTTCCGAGTTCGGGGAGATTAAGTGTAATTTGACCCCGGTGTTCCCGTCAATCGAGTGGGGACAGTTGTCTCATTACTTGCAGCCTGCCATGACGATTGCCATTTTGGGAGCTATTGAGTCCTTGCTGTCGGCGGTAGTTGCCGATGGTATGATCAGCGGGCATCATCGTTCGAATACAGAGTTGATAGCCCAGGGGATTGCTAATATTGCCTCACCTTTGTTTGGTGGTATTCCTGCCACGGGAGCCATTGCCCGTACGGCAACCAACGTGAAGAACGGGGGACGTACTCCGATTGCCGGTATCACGCATGCCGTGGTGCTATTGCTGATCATGTTGTTCTTCGGGAAATGGGCGTCCTTGATTCCGATGTCATGTCTGGCGGGAATCCTGATTGTGGTGTCTTATAACATGAGTGAATGGCGGTCATTCCGTTCTATCCTCCGGGCATCGATGTCCGATGTGGTGATTTTGCTGGTGACGTTCTTCCTGACCGTGCTAGTCGATCTGACCGTGGCGATTGAAATCGGGGTTGTGTTGGCTGCCCTGTTATTTATGAAACGTATGGCGGATAACGCCCCGAAAGAGATTATCGGAGCCACAAATATGGATAGTGATGTGCTTGAAAATTACAAGGATCTGCCGAAAGGTTTGGGTATATACGAGATTAGCGGGCCATTTTTCTTCGGGTCGGCAAAGACATATTGTGAAACAATTCGTAACTTGGGCGTGAATTACGAAGTCCTGATTATTCGTATGCGTCATGTGCCTTTCGTGGATTCTACCGGGTTGAAGAACTTGAGAGAGACAATCCTTCAATTAAAGAACGAGGGTACGTATATCGTTTTGTCAGGGGTGAGTGAACCGGTGAAAAAGGATTTGTTAAAGGGGGGAATCGGTGAGCTTGTCGGGGTTGAGAATATTTATCCGAAATTCGATTTGGCTTTACAGGCCGCGAAAGAGAAGATTGAAGAGAAATAA
- a CDS encoding thioredoxin family protein: MTMIEHLTKDSFKRKVFDYQNERMYRFEGERPVVIDFYTNWCVPCKTIAPILEELQREYEGKVDIYKVDSDMEKELVKAFNVRSIPTLMFVPVEGQPQVGCGAVSKGELKHFFSQVFHI, encoded by the coding sequence ATGACTATGATCGAGCATTTGACAAAGGATAGTTTTAAGCGGAAAGTGTTTGACTATCAGAATGAGAGGATGTACAGATTTGAGGGGGAGCGTCCGGTTGTGATAGATTTCTACACGAATTGGTGTGTCCCGTGTAAGACCATAGCCCCGATCCTGGAAGAGTTGCAGCGGGAGTACGAGGGGAAAGTTGATATTTACAAGGTGGATAGCGATATGGAGAAGGAGTTGGTAAAGGCCTTCAACGTGCGGAGCATCCCGACCTTGATGTTTGTTCCGGTGGAAGGCCAGCCGCAAGTGGGATGCGGGGCTGTGTCCAAAGGGGAATTGAAACATTTCTTTAGCCAGGTATTTCATATTTGA
- a CDS encoding DUF4492 domain-containing protein, translating into MLRKAWDLYYDGFRNMPRWGRTLWLIIIIKLCIMFLVFKLWLMPNYLNSHYDSAEEKSNHVFEELTTKP; encoded by the coding sequence ATGCTAAGAAAAGCTTGGGATCTATATTACGACGGATTCAGGAATATGCCCCGGTGGGGAAGAACTCTTTGGCTTATTATCATTATTAAGCTATGTATCATGTTTTTAGTCTTTAAACTTTGGTTAATGCCCAATTACTTGAACTCCCACTACGACAGTGCCGAGGAGAAAAGTAATCATGTTTTTGAAGAATTAACAACAAAACCTTAA
- a CDS encoding type IA DNA topoisomerase: MRVCIAEKPSVAKEIAEVLGAKVRRNGYFEGNDYCVTWTFGHLCSLQEPHEYTEKWRQWNLSMLPMIPSSFRIKLIDDEGIKRQFAIIEELFNRAEMVINCGDAGQEGELIQRWVLTKAKCKAPVMRLWISSLTEEAIRDGFAKLMSSKDFDTLYAAGSARAIGDWLLGMNATRAYTLRYGNGKNVLSIGRVQTPTLALIVDRQKAIEQFKPETYWEVRTDYRGGWFSYTKGRFTVKEEAEAFMQEILPLELEIKSVERKKAMEHPPKLFDLTLLQVECNRKFAFSADTTLKIIQSLYEKKLTTYPRVDTNFLPNDIYPKVPGILKGLKPYVTLIDPIINGSKIRKSPKVFNDKKITDHHAIIPTGVFSYDMTPDEKRVYDLVTRRFIAVFYPDCEIANTTVMAQVGMNEFKATGKQIIDPAWRVVFPAASNKQSDENVLPVYEVGEKGPHTPELQEKETQPPKYYTEADLLRAMETAGKQVEDEELRDLMKENGIGRPSTRAGIIETLLKRGYIRKDKKRLVATATGVELIDTIQNDLLKSAELTGQWEKKLRMIEEGTYNVSDFMEELKVMVNELVHVVKCSPRKAITVEVAEEAKKETATKEKAPKKEKAPADPVVLKCPKCGNGEIIKGRAAWGCSLYRKSCDFIIPMEFFGKKLTQKQVEALVLKGKTGSLNGFKNEDGSTFSGVLRLDDNFRVIVDKK; this comes from the coding sequence ATGCGTGTTTGTATAGCGGAAAAGCCGAGTGTGGCGAAGGAGATAGCAGAGGTTCTGGGAGCCAAAGTACGTCGGAATGGTTATTTCGAGGGGAATGACTATTGTGTGACGTGGACATTCGGGCATCTTTGTTCGTTACAGGAACCGCACGAGTACACGGAAAAGTGGAGGCAGTGGAATTTAAGTATGTTGCCGATGATTCCGTCCTCGTTCCGGATCAAGTTGATTGATGATGAGGGGATCAAACGGCAGTTTGCCATTATAGAAGAGTTGTTCAACCGGGCGGAGATGGTGATTAATTGCGGTGATGCGGGGCAGGAAGGGGAGTTGATCCAGCGCTGGGTGCTTACGAAGGCAAAGTGCAAGGCTCCGGTGATGCGGTTATGGATTTCTTCGTTGACGGAAGAGGCGATCCGGGACGGGTTTGCCAAGTTGATGTCGTCGAAGGATTTTGACACGTTATACGCTGCCGGGTCAGCCCGGGCGATCGGGGACTGGCTGTTGGGGATGAATGCCACGAGAGCTTACACGTTGCGCTACGGGAACGGGAAGAACGTGTTGTCGATCGGGCGGGTGCAGACCCCGACGTTGGCTCTGATTGTCGATCGGCAGAAAGCGATAGAACAGTTCAAACCGGAAACTTATTGGGAGGTACGGACGGATTACCGGGGAGGTTGGTTCTCTTACACGAAAGGACGTTTCACGGTAAAGGAGGAGGCAGAGGCTTTCATGCAGGAGATTCTACCTTTGGAGTTGGAAATCAAGAGTGTGGAGCGCAAAAAGGCCATGGAACACCCGCCGAAATTGTTCGATTTGACGTTGTTGCAGGTGGAGTGTAACCGGAAGTTTGCTTTCTCGGCGGACACGACTTTGAAAATCATCCAGTCGCTGTACGAGAAGAAGTTGACGACTTATCCCCGTGTAGATACGAATTTCTTACCGAATGATATATATCCCAAAGTCCCCGGGATTTTGAAGGGGCTGAAACCATACGTCACGTTGATCGACCCGATTATTAACGGGAGTAAAATACGCAAGTCTCCGAAGGTGTTCAACGACAAAAAAATCACGGATCACCATGCTATTATCCCGACAGGAGTTTTCAGCTATGATATGACCCCGGATGAAAAGCGGGTGTATGATTTGGTGACCCGACGGTTTATCGCGGTGTTCTATCCGGATTGCGAGATCGCGAACACGACGGTTATGGCTCAGGTGGGGATGAACGAGTTCAAGGCAACCGGAAAACAGATTATTGACCCGGCTTGGCGGGTAGTCTTTCCCGCAGCATCGAACAAACAGAGTGATGAGAACGTGTTGCCCGTGTACGAGGTTGGGGAAAAGGGACCGCACACGCCCGAATTGCAGGAGAAGGAAACGCAGCCACCGAAGTATTACACGGAGGCGGATTTGTTGCGGGCGATGGAGACTGCCGGAAAACAGGTGGAAGACGAGGAACTCCGAGATTTAATGAAGGAGAACGGGATAGGGCGTCCGTCTACCCGGGCGGGGATTATCGAGACGTTATTGAAAAGAGGGTATATTCGGAAGGATAAAAAGCGGTTGGTGGCAACAGCCACGGGTGTTGAACTGATTGATACGATTCAGAATGACCTGTTGAAGTCGGCTGAGTTGACCGGGCAATGGGAGAAGAAATTGCGGATGATCGAGGAGGGGACTTATAACGTGTCGGATTTTATGGAGGAGTTGAAGGTGATGGTGAACGAACTGGTACACGTGGTGAAATGTTCGCCCCGGAAAGCGATCACCGTAGAGGTGGCAGAAGAGGCGAAAAAAGAAACGGCCACGAAAGAGAAAGCCCCGAAAAAGGAAAAAGCTCCCGCGGACCCCGTCGTGTTGAAATGTCCGAAATGCGGAAACGGCGAGATTATCAAGGGACGGGCGGCCTGGGGGTGTAGCCTGTATAGGAAATCTTGTGATTTTATTATCCCCATGGAATTTTTTGGGAAAAAATTAACACAGAAGCAAGTCGAGGCTTTGGTGTTGAAAGGTAAAACCGGGTCGCTGAATGGCTTTAAAAATGAGGACGGTAGTACGTTTAGCGGAGTACTGCGTCTGGACGATAACTTCCGGGTGATCGTGGATAAAAAATAG
- a CDS encoding YccF domain-containing protein, whose amino-acid sequence MKILGNIIWVLFGGFFIALEYFVSSIGLFITIIGIPFGIQTLKLGVLALWPFGSQVVDIPQSSGCLSFLMNVIWFFIGGVWIFLSHLLFGVIFCITIIGIPFGMQHFKLARLAITPFGHDVL is encoded by the coding sequence ATGAAAATTCTTGGAAATATCATCTGGGTCCTGTTCGGCGGTTTCTTCATCGCACTAGAATACTTTGTATCCAGTATCGGCTTGTTTATCACGATCATCGGAATACCTTTCGGAATACAAACCCTAAAACTCGGAGTGCTGGCCCTCTGGCCTTTCGGCAGCCAAGTGGTAGACATCCCGCAAAGTAGCGGTTGTCTTTCCTTCCTCATGAATGTCATCTGGTTCTTCATAGGGGGAGTATGGATATTCCTGTCCCATCTCCTTTTCGGGGTAATCTTCTGCATCACCATCATCGGTATCCCCTTCGGTATGCAACATTTCAAACTAGCCCGCTTAGCCATCACCCCCTTCGGTCACGACGTTCTATAA
- the cydB gene encoding cytochrome d ubiquinol oxidase subunit II, translated as MNMEFLQHYWWILISLLGGLLVFLLFVQGGQTLLYTIAKTDDERNLLVNSLGRKWEFTFTTLVVFGGAFFASFPLFYSTSFGGAYLAWMVVLFCFVMQAVSYEYRRKAGNLLGEKTYNIFLIINGVIGTICIGAVVGSFFTGNPFKLGEMNDVTWMSPWRGIEVLFNVANLCLGLAIFFLARTLASLYFMNNIKHDVIYERSKKQVLYNSIPFVVFLLAFLAIILLGKGYAIMEDKSIQLVPYKYFHNLLEMPLNTLILLIGVVGVLFGIIQSILKPHWRKGIWFSGIGIVLAVIALFIVAGFNNTAFYPSYTDLNSSLTIYNASSSLYTLKTMAYVSLASPIVLAYIFYAWRALNKKQIDIQDVKDDHHAY; from the coding sequence ATGAATATGGAATTTCTTCAACATTATTGGTGGATTTTAATATCATTACTTGGCGGATTGCTCGTATTCCTGTTGTTCGTGCAAGGAGGACAAACACTATTATATACCATTGCCAAGACTGACGATGAACGCAATCTGTTGGTCAACAGTTTAGGACGTAAGTGGGAATTCACGTTCACAACATTAGTCGTGTTCGGGGGTGCATTTTTTGCCAGTTTCCCGCTATTCTATTCAACCAGTTTCGGGGGAGCTTACCTCGCTTGGATGGTTGTATTGTTCTGTTTCGTGATGCAGGCCGTTTCCTACGAGTATCGCCGGAAAGCCGGAAACCTGCTCGGGGAAAAAACATACAACATATTCCTGATCATTAACGGGGTCATCGGCACCATCTGTATCGGTGCCGTTGTCGGCTCTTTCTTCACGGGCAACCCGTTTAAACTGGGGGAAATGAATGATGTTACCTGGATGAGTCCCTGGAGAGGAATCGAGGTGTTGTTCAATGTCGCAAACCTCTGTCTGGGTCTAGCCATTTTCTTCTTGGCCCGTACATTAGCCTCTCTCTATTTTATGAATAACATCAAACACGACGTGATCTATGAGAGAAGTAAAAAACAAGTATTATACAACTCCATTCCGTTCGTGGTATTCCTACTCGCCTTCCTAGCCATCATATTATTAGGCAAAGGTTACGCAATCATGGAAGACAAGAGCATCCAGCTCGTCCCGTACAAATATTTCCACAACCTGCTGGAAATGCCTTTGAACACGCTTATTTTATTGATCGGTGTTGTCGGAGTTTTATTCGGAATCATCCAATCCATCCTGAAACCCCACTGGAGAAAAGGGATTTGGTTTTCCGGAATCGGAATCGTCTTGGCTGTAATCGCCTTGTTTATCGTGGCAGGATTCAATAACACGGCATTCTACCCGTCATACACGGATCTCAATTCGTCATTGACCATTTACAATGCCTCGTCCTCCCTCTACACGCTGAAAACCATGGCATACGTGTCACTGGCCTCACCGATCGTGCTGGCCTATATATTCTACGCTTGGCGGGCTCTCAACAAAAAACAAATTGACATACAAGATGTGAAAGACGACCACCATGCATATTAA
- a CDS encoding amidophosphoribosyltransferase, with translation MSGFFGCVSRKDCVADVFYGTDYHSHLGTKRAGLAFYNGADFNRSIHSLESAYFRNKFEPELDRFAGSNLGIGVISDMESQPITVTSHLGRFAVVVVGRLANLDEIVDEFLKERKHFAELSSSTVNPTEAVAMLINAGNTFKEGIENVYNKVKGSCSFLILTETGIYAARDKYGRTPIILGKNEHGYVVASESSSFTNLGYTIVRDIQPREALQITRDGITQVTTPGCKKQICSFLWVYYGYPSSYYEGINVEDARYRCGAAIAERDDVKVDYVAGIPDSGVGHAIGYSNARCLPYKRPFVKYTPTWPRSFMPQNQAMRDLVAKMKLLPNEAFTRDARILFLDDSIVRGTQLKDNVVKLKECGVKEVHMRIACPPLVYPCAFLNFSSSRSNFDLFTRRVIRDLEGTSDLTEEILKPYTDPDSEKYKKMLDVMAQHLQLDSLKFQRLEDIVKAIGLPKEELCTHCWDNSSYM, from the coding sequence ATGAGCGGATTTTTTGGCTGTGTATCTCGTAAAGATTGTGTTGCTGACGTGTTTTATGGCACGGATTACCATTCTCATCTGGGAACGAAACGTGCGGGATTGGCTTTTTATAACGGGGCGGATTTTAATCGCTCCATCCATAGTTTGGAGAGTGCCTATTTCCGGAATAAGTTTGAACCGGAACTGGATCGTTTCGCCGGGTCTAACTTGGGAATCGGGGTGATCAGTGATATGGAATCCCAGCCCATCACGGTGACCTCGCATTTAGGACGGTTCGCTGTCGTGGTGGTCGGACGTTTGGCTAATTTGGACGAGATTGTAGATGAGTTTCTGAAGGAACGAAAGCATTTTGCCGAATTGTCGAGTTCGACGGTGAACCCGACAGAGGCGGTGGCCATGCTGATTAATGCCGGGAATACGTTTAAGGAGGGAATCGAGAACGTGTATAACAAGGTCAAGGGGTCTTGCTCCTTTTTGATCCTGACGGAGACGGGGATTTATGCGGCTCGGGATAAATATGGTCGTACGCCGATTATTCTGGGAAAAAATGAGCATGGTTATGTGGTGGCCAGCGAAAGTTCTTCGTTCACGAATCTGGGATACACGATTGTGCGGGATATTCAGCCGCGGGAGGCTTTGCAGATTACCCGGGATGGGATCACGCAAGTGACGACTCCGGGATGCAAGAAACAGATTTGTTCTTTCTTGTGGGTATATTACGGTTACCCTTCTTCATATTACGAGGGGATTAACGTGGAAGATGCCCGTTATCGTTGTGGAGCGGCTATTGCCGAACGGGATGACGTGAAGGTAGATTATGTGGCGGGAATACCCGATTCGGGAGTCGGTCATGCGATTGGTTACTCGAATGCCCGTTGCCTGCCGTACAAGCGTCCGTTCGTGAAGTACACTCCGACATGGCCCCGTAGTTTTATGCCACAGAATCAGGCGATGCGGGATCTGGTGGCCAAGATGAAATTGTTGCCTAATGAGGCATTTACGCGGGATGCCCGGATTCTGTTCCTGGATGATTCAATCGTGCGGGGAACCCAGTTGAAGGATAACGTGGTGAAATTGAAAGAATGTGGGGTAAAAGAGGTGCATATGCGGATTGCTTGTCCGCCTCTGGTTTATCCTTGTGCGTTCTTGAATTTCTCCTCTTCCCGTTCTAATTTTGACTTGTTTACCCGTCGGGTGATCCGGGATTTGGAAGGTACCTCCGATTTGACGGAAGAGATATTAAAACCATATACCGATCCCGATTCGGAGAAGTACAAGAAGATGCTGGACGTGATGGCTCAACATTTACAGTTGGATTCATTAAAGTTCCAACGTCTGGAAGATATTGTGAAGGCAATTGGATTGCCGAAGGAGGAGCTTTGTACTCATTGTTGGGACAATTCTTCTTATATGTAA